Proteins co-encoded in one Arachis stenosperma cultivar V10309 chromosome 7, arast.V10309.gnm1.PFL2, whole genome shotgun sequence genomic window:
- the LOC130941479 gene encoding probable GTP diphosphokinase CRSH, chloroplastic: MELLRLHLHPARDVPVHSCLSNSTSTSSLLPTYHLLSLRRRRFPPPEACSADVDAALPLPSIAVPEHAGGKMVVELIGAFNELTERMNVLSTSSSRVLFKSLKLSIPILQNCPLSPDGRSPLSKALSVAIVLADLQMDAEVISAGILREVFEAGEVTIHEIRNQIGTGTAHLLHESLRLKNIPYRVDVLDDDNAAALRKFCLIYYDIRALILDLALKLDMMRHLDYLPRYKQQILSLEVMKIYAPLAHAVGTNHLSLELEDLSFQYLFPYSYLYVDTWLQSHETGGRSIIDIYREELFQALKADTLLTALVDDISVEGRYKSRYSTMKKLLKDGRKPEDVNDVLGLRVILNPKPGAGAGDSASEAGERACYRAHQIIQSMWKEIPHRTKDYIASPKPNGYKSLHMAVDASDNGRTRPLMEIQIRTTQMDRLAVGGTASHSLYKAGLTDPVEARRLKTIMLAAAELAALRLKDLPNTNHKGIEIDQRDRVFRLLDKNGDGKISIEELTEVIEELGAPGEDAREMMQLLDSNSDGSLSSDEFHMFQKQVELVRCLEARDDQYKKLLNDKLHMADDSGLIHVYSKEFGNRLAS, from the exons ATGGAGCTACTGCGGTTGCACCTGCACCCTGCTCGTGATGTCCCCGTTCACTCTTGTCTCTCCAACTCCACCTCCACCTCCTCTCTTCTCCCCACCTACCACCTACTCTCCCTCCGCCGCCGCCGTTTCCCGCCTCCGGAAGCATGCTCGGCCGACGTTGACGCCGCCCTGCCTCTTCCGTCGATAGCGGTGCCCGAGCACGCCGGCGGGAAGATGGTGGTGGAACTCATCGGAGCATTCAATGAGCTGACGGAAAGGATGAACGTGTTGTCAACGAGCTCATCTCGTGTGCTGTTCAAGTCCCTGAAACTCTCCATTCCAATCTTGCAAAATTGCCCTCTTTCCCCTGATGGCCGTTCCCCTCTCTCCAAAGCCTTATCCGTTGCCATCGTCCTCGCCGATCTCCAG ATGGATGCTGAGGTTATCTCTGCTGGGATTTTGAGAGAGGTCTTCGAGGCGGGTGAAGTGACTATACATGAAATCCGCAACCAAATCGGTACTGGCACTGCGCACCTGCTGCACGAGAGTTTGCGTTTGAAGAACATCCCATACAGAGTTGATGTTCTGGATGATGATAATGCTGCTGCGTTGAGGAAGTTCTGCTTGATTTACTATGACATTAGGGCCCTGATTTTGGACTTGGCTCTGAAGCTTGACATGATGAGGCATCTCGATTATCTACCAAGATATAAGCAGCAGATCCTTTCTCTGGAGGTTATGAAAATATATGCTCCTCTTGCTCATGCTGTGGGAACTAATCACTTATCACTTGAATTGGAAGATCTCTCATTTCAGTACCTATTTCCTTATTCTTATCTGTATGTTGATACCTGGTTGCAAAGTCATGAAACAGGGGGTAGATCAATTATTGATATATATAGGGAAGAGCTATTCCAAGCGCTAAAAGCCGATACCTTGCTCACAGCACTGGTTGATGATATATCAGTTGAAGGTCGGTATAAAAGTCGTTACAGTACAATGAAGAAGCTCTTGAAGGATGGTCGGAAGCCAGAAGATGTAAATGACGTGCTTGGCCTGCGAGTGATATTAAATCCAAAGCCTGGAGCTGGAGCTGGAGATAGTGCATCGGAAGCTGGTGAGAGGGCATGCTACAGAGCTCATCAAATCATCCAATCTATGTGGAAAGAAATTCCTCATCGGACAAAAGATTATATTGCCAGCCCCAAACCTAATGGATATAAAAGCTTACATATGGCGGTAGATGCAAGTGACAATGGTAGGACCAGACCATTGATGGAAATACAGATCAGAACAACTCAGATGGACAGGTTAGCTGTTGGCGGAACGGCATCACATTCATTATACAAGGCAGGACTTACTGATCCGGTGGAG GCAAGGCGTCTGAAGACAATCATGCTAGCTGCAGCTGAGCTGGCAGCTCTGCGACTTAAAGATCTTCCAAACACAAACCATAAGGGGATTGAGATTGACCAGAGGGATAGAGTGTTTCGGCTTCTTGATAAGAATGGAGATGGTAAAATTAGCATAGAGGAACTTACAGAGGTAATAGAAGAGCTCGGTGCACCAGGAGAAGATGCCCGAGAGATGATGCAACTCCTTGATTCAAACAGTGATGGCTCCCTGAGCTCTGATGAATTCCATATGTTCCAAAAGCAG GTTGAGTTGGTGCGTTGTTTAGAGGCTAGAGATGATCAATACAAGAAATTGTTGAATGATAAGCTTCATATGGCAGATGACAGTGGTTTGATTCATGTATATAGTAAGGAGTTTGGAAACAGGCTTGCGAGTTAG